GTCGTATCCACCGGCGCGACCTTCACGGGGGCGATCTCTTCGACCTTCTCGGCGGTGACAAGACGCGCACCGCGCCCACCCAGCGTCACAACCACCTGCTCGATTCCCTGCGCGATCAGGTTGCGCGCGGCGGCGATGATGTCGTCATCGCTGTCTGTAGGCATGCCGGTCAGCGTCGCGAGCTCGGTCTCATTGGGACAGAAGAATGAGAGGCCAGCCAGTTGCGCCACGTCAAGCTCGGTCGAAGCGGGGGCGGGGTTCAGGATGGTGGTGATCCCCTTCGAGGCGGCCCAGGCGATTGTGTGGTAATTCACCGCCAGCGGCACCTCCAACTGCATCAGGATCGCGTCACACCCTTCGAGCGCGGGCGCGGCCTGATCGACCAGATCGGGAGAGAGCGACGCGTTCGCACCCTTGATGATCAGGATCGAATTCTCACCAGAAGGTTCGACGAAAATCGGGGCAACCCCGGACGACTTGCCCTCGACCCTGTGAACATGGCTGGTGTCGATGCCGTTCTCCTGAAAGTTACGGATCTGCTGTTGGCCGAACATGTCGTCGCCGACACAGGTCACCATCATGACAGATGATCCCAGCCGGGACGCCGCCACTGCCTGGTTGGCCCCCTTGCCACCGAACCCGAGCTCGAATTCCGGCGCCTCGATGGTTTCGCCCGGACCGGGCATCCGGTCGGTATAGGTCACGAGATCGACCATGTTCGATCCGACGACCCCGATGCGGCCTTGGCTCTCTGACATCTCAGCCTCCTATCTTCGCGATTGCCGATGCCAGCGCCTCGGCCTCCTGGGTATCGACATAACCGAAGCTGAGACCGAACTCCGCCGTAGCACCCGGCGCCAGCTCGATGACATTTCCCTTCTCCAGCTCGGCCGCGCGACCCTCTGGTTCGCAGGTCGAGGGCAGGGCAAAGGCGGCCACCCTGGTGTCACCATTGGCGAGGATCCACCGCACCAGCTTCGGGAATTGCGCCGGGCGATAGGCGACGGCGATGCCGTCACCCTCTGGCCGGCGCAGCATGAGATGAGCAATTCCGTCCGCGTCCATGGCAGGTTCACGGATATAAAAGACCTGCTCGGGATCGTATTCCGGCTGGCCGAGACGGCGCATCGCGGAGGGGTCCTGTGCCAGCCGATCAATCAGAGCCAGATAATCCGGGTTCGGCGTCACATGCGCGGGAACAGCCTGGCGGACCTGCGTCCGGTCGGGCGTGAACGGGGCCGGCTGGCAGATCTCGGCACCCTCGACGAAAGCCGGATTGAGATGCGCCATATATTGCAGCGGCATCGGAAAGGAAGAGCGATTTTCGACGCGCATCGTCCAGCCGATCATGCTGCCCGTCTCATGAAGAGTCACTGACGGGGTGGCGCGGTAATGCGGGCCGAATCCCGCGATATAGCTGCGCGCGCCGCAAAGCCGGATGAAGGCACCGTTGTTGTCGCTGCCAACCTCCAGCCAGGCCTCATCCATGGCGCAGACCGGGAACTCGCCGTGTACCGGGTGGTCGTCACGGGCGGTCGGCACGCCATTGGCCAAAAGGCCGGAATGAAAGCCAAGGCAACCATAGGTGCCGATGATGCTATCGGCTTCACGGGGCGAATCGAACTGGCTTTCCATGCCCAGCCGGACACCATCGAATTCGCCGTGCCAGATGATCTGGCCCATGAAGGGCAGGATCTCGACCATGCCGCGTGCGTTGGCCAGCCTCAGGGCGGCCACTCCGGTCGCATAGCGAAACGCGATCGCATCCAGCCCGCCGAACCGTGCAAGCTCGCGCGGGGCGGCTGTGAACTGATCGGGATGAAGCGGGATCGTCGCTATCATCTCAATCCCCCTTCCGATTGCTGAGAAGATGGTTCAATGCCAGCACCGCGATGAGGAAAGCACCCCAGATGAAGTCGATCAGATGATTTGACACGCGCATCATCTGGAAGCCCGATGAGAGCATCACCAGCGAGATCACCGCAAGCGCCACGCCCAGAACATTGCCGCGGCCTCCCGCCGGGTTGGTCCCGCCGAGCACCGCAATCAGCACCGCCTGCAACAGGTAAGATGCGCCGTAATCCGATTTGGCCGCGTTGGTGCGCCCTGACAGGATGATCCCCGCCATCGCCGAGAGAAGGCCGGTCAGCGCATAGCTGTACATGAGCATCCGCGCCCGGTTGATGCCGGCGAAAACGGCTGCGCGCGGATTGGTCCCGATCAGCATGAGTTGCAAGCCGAAGGCGGCGCGGGTCAGCAGCAACCAGACGCAGAGACAGACAGCAATAAAGATCACGAAAGGCACCGGCACCGGCCCAAGCTTGGCATTGCCGATGGCATTCCAGGCGGCAGGAAAGCCGACAATGGCTGGCCCGCCGGTCAGCACCACCGCGATTCCGGTAAAGACCTGCCCGGTCCCGAGCGTCGCGAGGATCGGCGTGATTCGAAGCCGCGAGATCAACAGGCCGTTGATCGCCCCTCCGATCAGCCCGACCGAAAGCGCCAGCCCGACCCCGATGAGCACCACGCCGATCCCGGCCTCGGGACCGCCCATGCGCTGAAAGAACAGACCCGCCGTTATCGCTGAAAGATTGGCGATGCCGACAATGGACAGATCGATCCCGCCGGTCAGCATGGCAATCATCACTGCGATGGAAAGGATGCCAAGCTCGGGCAGGAAGAATGCCATCGACTCGAAGTTATAGGGGTTGAGGAAGCGCGGGTTCAGAAGGCTCATGGAAATCAGCACGACGAAACAGACCAGCAGAAGCTGCATATTCGTGGCGCCCCCGGCGGCGGCGCTGAGCCGCGCGGTCAGCGAGCGGGTCGAGGAGCTGTTATCGGTTGCGCTCATCCTCGGCTCCTCACACAATGGCCTTCCTGTCGCGCAGAGCGGTCAGCGCCACTGCCGCGATCAGCATCAGCCCGACAACGACTCGCTGCCAGGTCGTGTCGATGCCCATCAGGATCAGCGAGTTCTTGATCATCACCAGAATGAAAACCCCCAGCATGGTCCCCAGCACCGAGCCGCGCCCGCCAAAGATCGACGCCCCACCGAGCACGACAGCGGCGATCACGTCCAGCTCCCAGCCGACGAAATCGCGCGGATTGGCCATCCAGATCATGGAACTGTGCAGGAGCCCGGCGAACCCGGCCAGCGCTCCGGCGGTGACATAGGCAAAGATCAGCGTCCGCCCGGTGCGAAAACCAACGCGTTTGGCCGCCTCGGGAGAGGCGCCGTAAGCATAGACCGAGCGTCCGATCATGGTGCGCGACAGCACCAGATGCACCATCAATGCCAGGCCCAGATAGACCAGCACCGTCGCCGTCAGGCCGAATGTGCCACCTTTTGCGTTTGTCAGCGTGACCAGATCGGCCTTTCCGACCTCGATCAGAGAGTCGGGAAATTTGTTGATATTGACGTTCGAGGTGCCCACAACGCCGTTCAGCAGCCCTCGTGCCATGGCCGCCGTCCCAAGCGTCACGATCAAGGGGATCATATTCAGCTTGTGAACAAGCCCGGCATTCACAAGCCCGAGCGCTGCCCCGATCAGCGTGGCGGCGAGAAACGGCCAGACGATGCCCTCCAGCTCGTAATCGACCATTGCCCGCACCACCAGATACATCGCGGCCACGGCAAAGGCCGGGAAACTGACATCGATACCGCCCGAGATCATGATCAGAAGCACACCAAGCGCCATGATCCCGATCACCACATTCGAGCGTGCGAGGCTGAACAGGTTGTCCAACGACCAGAAGGCCGGATTCACCAGACCGATCAGCACCATTGCGATCAACAGGATGCCCGCGACCATCGCCTCGGTGCTTTTCCACCATGCCGGGTTGCGCTGGCTCATGCGGGCTCCTCGACATTCAGGCGCAGGGTTTCGTTCAGCGCGTCCTCGGTCAGTTCCGCGCCGCCAAGCTCGCCTGTGATGCGGCCGCCGGCCATGGTCACGACGCGATTGCAGTTGGCGACCAGCTCGGGCACATCATCCGAGATCATCAGCACGGCGATCCCTTCATCTCGCGCGAGTTGGTGAATGATCTCGTGAATTGTCGCCTTGGAGCCGACATCGACCCCGACCGTGGGCCCGTTAAGGATCAATACCTTCGCCCCGGTCATAAGCCAGCGCCCGATCATCACGCGCTGCTGATTACCGCCGGAGAGCGTGCCGACCGCAGCATCCGGCGAGGGCGCGGCGATGGTCATGCGGTCGAACATTTCCCGCGTCGCCTCTTGCGCTGCCTTGCGGTTCAGCCACAGACCGGGCGCGAAGCGCCGCAGCGACGAGACAATCGCGTTGTCGCGGATCGAACGGCTTAGAAAAAGCCCTTCGGACAATCGGTCCTCGGGCACATAGGCGATCCCGGCGTTGACCGCATCCTGCACCGAGTTCAGCGCCACGGGCTGGCCGTCGATACGGATCTCTCCGCTCTCGGGCGGCAGCATGCCAAAAGCGGCCAGGGCCAGCTCGGTCCGGCCAGATCCGATCAGCCCGCTGACGCCGACCACCTCGCCGGGATGCAGGCGCAGCGAGACGCTACGCAGATGGTCGCGGACGCTGACATCCTGAAATTCAAGCCGGGGTGTCCCCGTCGCGGCCGGGGCATCGTAACGCCCGCTCTCCAGCGCGCGCCCGGTCATGGCATGGGTGATCGCCACCTCGTCAAAATCGGCAATCGGCCCCTCGGCCACCTTCTGCCCGTTGCGAAGCACAGTCAGCCGTTCGGAAAGGTCCAGCATCTCGCGCATCTTGTGGCTCACGAACAGGATCGCGATCCCCTGCGATTGCAGCTCGCGCGTGATTCGGAACAGCCGTTCGACCTCGCGCCCGGTCAGCGCGGTGGTCGGCTCGTCCATGATGATAAGACGCGCATCGGCGAGCACGGCGCGGGCGATCGCGACAAGCTGCCGCCCGGAAGTCGGCAGCGTCTCGACGGCAGCATCCAGCGGCAGATCGACATCCAGCCTGCGTAGGACTGCCTGCGACATCTGCTGCGCGCGCTTGCGATCCACGATCCGCGCCCCTTCATGAAGAAACGAATTCAGCGTCAGATTCTCGCGCAGGCTCAGCGTCGGAAACAGCGAGAAATCCTGATAGATCACCTGTATTCCGGCAGCGGTTGACCGGACCGGGTCGAGCACGCCCGCAGCTTTGCCGTCGATCAGGATCTCTCCGCCGTCGGGCTGATAGACCCCCGAAATGATCTTGATGATCGTCGATTTCCCCGATCCGTTTTCACCGGCCAGGCAGTGGATCTCGCCCGGCATGATCGACAGCGATACCTCATCCAGCGCGGTGACGCCGCCGAAATGCTTGGAGATGCCGCGCATCTCGATAAGGGGGGTGTGACGGTCTGCGTTCATCATACCGGGTTGGAAGCAGAAAACGAAGGCCGGGGCGGACGTGTCGCCCCGGCAGTGCGGCGGATCGGCTCAGAAATCGTACTCGCCCATATTCTCGGAGGTCACACCGACCCAGCCTGCACCATAAAGCTTGTGCGGCGCGCTCTCATCGGGGGCGGTCAGATCCTCGTAGCCCTCGAGCCCCAGGTTCAGCCCGGCCTGGATCTGATCCTGACGCCCCTCCAGCGCAGCGACGGCCAGCATGTTCATCGCATAGCCGGCAACGGCGGGATCCCAGAACTGGATATACTCGACCGCACCGTTCTCCAGATATTCGCCCGCGACAGAGACCAGCCCGGTGCCCGCGAAATGCACCTGCCCCTCCAGACCTGATTCGGTGATCATCCGCCCGGCCCCGGCCGAGGTCGGCATTGGGCCGCCGACAATCCCGGTGATGTCGGATTGAGCGGTGAACGCCTCTTTCAGCTTGGTGTAATCCTGATTGGCGTCGTCATAGGTCTCCAGCCGGTCCATCGCGAGCGTCATGTCGGGGAAATTCTCTTCCTGATAGGCCACGGCGCCGTCGATCCACTCCATCTGGCTTTTCGAGGTCAGGCTGCCGACCGTGGCGACATATTTTCCTTCGCCGCCCATCGCCTCGCCCAGCACCTTCATGAGGTTCTGGCCATAGGCGAAATTGTCGAATGCTTCGATGTCATAATCGGCATTCTGGATGTTCGACGCTTCATGGCTGATGACCACGATGCCCTGGTCGCGGGCCTTTTTCAGCACCGGCTCGACCGCCTCGACGCTGAACGGGACCACAGTGATCGCGTCCACGCCCTGCGCGATCAGGTTTTCGATCATCTGCACCTGCGCCGCGGCATCGGCCTGAGACGGGCCGACCATATAGGTGTCGTGCCCGGTATCCTCGGCAAACTGTTCGACACCCTCGCGCATCCGGTCGAACCAGGCGATACCGTCGACCTTCACGACCGTGGCGATGGTGTATTCGGTGTCCTCGGCGGTCTCGATCAGCTCGCTATTGACGTTGCTGACATCGACCGGCCCCTCGGCTAGCGCAGCCGAACCGAACGCCATTACCCCGAGCAGCGGCACAGACATGAAATTTTTCATTTTTCCCTCCCTGGTGGGACGGCCCTCCCGGCCACCCCAAGATCCGGCGGTTACGGTTGCACCGGAACTCAAAGCCGTCAAGCCGGACTGAGGCCGGTTTCCGGGCAGGCGCGTCAAGGTCTAGGGAATGCGGGGTGGGGGGCGCGGCCGGGCAGCGTTACTCAGTACAGGAAGCAGCGATCGCGCCCGTCCTTCGCGATGGTTGCCGCACCATCGGCAATCGCGCGCGAGCGTCTTGACGGCGCAGCCGTCCCGCGCTGCTTCGGCGCTGGCAGCACAGCAGCCAGCCGAGCGGCCTGCACGGCGGTCAGCCGGTCGGGAGTGGTGCCAAAATGATGGGAAGCCGCAGCATGGATGCCGAAGATGCCCGGCCCGAACTCCGCGACGTTCAGATAGACCTCAAGGATCCGCCGCTTGGTCCACACAGCCTCGACCATCGGGGTCATCACAGCCTCAATGACCTTCCGCGTCCAGCTTCGGCCCTGCCAGAGATAGACATTCTTGACCGCCTGCTGAGTCAGCGTCGAGGCCCCGCCACGCTGACCCGAGGCCACAACCCGGCGGATCTCATTCATGTCGAACCCCCAGTGACGACAGAAATTTGCGTCCTCTGCGGCCACGACGGATCGCAGCATGACCGGCGCGATCTGTTCGGCAGTTGTCCACTTCCGCTCGGCAATCGGGTAGGTCCTGGCGCTTTCAACGATGGTCCAAGTGGTTGGCGGATTGAAGATCGCGAAGATCAGCACCGCAATAAATGCCACGAGCAGCGCTCGAAGCAAAAGCCAGCGCAGCCAGCCGAGCAGCCAACCCGAGAGCGAAAAGCGTCGCCGAGAGGCCTGCTTCGGCGGCTGCTCTTCAAAAATGGGGTCGTCGGTAATCGGTCGGCGCATGGGCGCGAAGTGTCACGCGCGCGCACCCCACGTCAAGTCGAGCCGCCCGATCTCGCGCCTACTTCGTCACCGCGCCCTTCGCATCCTCGGGCACGAGCGGCGATTGAGTGCCGGCCAACGCCTCACGCAGTTTTTCTTCATCCTCATTTGAGAGCGAAGTCTGGATCACCCGCCCGCGCGAATGGAAATCCGAGATCCGGTCCAGCACCTTGTCCCCGGTCATCTCACGCACGAGCAGAAACACCGCCGACCCGCCTGGCGTGACCTTATTGCCCACTTCGCGCATGAAATCGTCATTGATCCCGTAATCCGTCAGATAGCCTGCCAGCGCCCCGGATCCGGCACCGACAGCCGCGCCGACCAGCGGATTTAGGAACAAAAGCCCCACCAATGTCCCCCAGAACGTCCCGCCAACCGCCCCGGCAGCGGTCAGGTTCAGGGTCTGATGAAGCTGGATATCGTCAGCAGCTGGCCGGGTCACAACGACCGCATCCTCCAGCTTGATGAGATACTCGCTCTGTAGCTTCACCAGCTCGGCCCGCAGCTCAAAGCCGGATGTCTCGTCGTTGAATGCGATCACAAGCAGATCAGACATTGGAATCCCTTTCGCGTTTTCGGATGCGGGGGCGCACATGCGGAATATATGTGCCAAGACGCACCCGACCGAAAACTCGTGGGGCGCAGTGGCGGTTCCGCGCGAATGAAGGCCTCTGGACAAAACGGCAAGACCGCGCTTCCCTGTGATCCGAAAAAGGAGGATAGCTATGGATCTCGGCATCAAGGGTAAGCGAGCACTCGTCTGTGCGGCCTCAAAGGGGCTCGGGAAAGGCTGTGCAGAAGCGCTCGCCGCCGAAGGCGTTGACCTTGTCATAAACGCCCGCGGCGAGCAGGCATTGCGCGACACCGCCAGCGAGATCGCCGCAAGGCACGGTGTGCAGGTCGAGGCTGTCGCCGCAGACATCACCTCGGACGCCGGCCGGGCCAAGGTGCTGAAAGTCGCCGGAGAGATTGACATTCTGGTGACGAATGCCGGCGGGCCGCCGGCAGGTCATTGGCAGGACTGGTCCCGCGACGACTTCATCAAGGCGATCGACGCCAATATGCTCAGTGCGATCGCACTGATACAGGTAGCCGTTCCCGGCATGATCGAACGTGGTTGGGGTCGCGTCGTGAACATCACCTCGCAATCGGTTCGTTCGCCTATTCCCGTATTGGGCTTGTCCAACACCGCCCGCGCCGGCCTGACCGGCTTCGTAGCCGGCATGTCCCGTGACGTGGCGCGGCACGGCGTCAACGTTAACAACCTCCTGCCCGGGA
This genomic window from Paracoccus sediminicola contains:
- a CDS encoding DUF1269 domain-containing protein; translation: MSDLLVIAFNDETSGFELRAELVKLQSEYLIKLEDAVVVTRPAADDIQLHQTLNLTAAGAVGGTFWGTLVGLLFLNPLVGAAVGAGSGALAGYLTDYGINDDFMREVGNKVTPGGSAVFLLVREMTGDKVLDRISDFHSRGRVIQTSLSNEDEEKLREALAGTQSPLVPEDAKGAVTK
- a CDS encoding autoinducer 2 ABC transporter substrate-binding protein produces the protein MKNFMSVPLLGVMAFGSAALAEGPVDVSNVNSELIETAEDTEYTIATVVKVDGIAWFDRMREGVEQFAEDTGHDTYMVGPSQADAAAQVQMIENLIAQGVDAITVVPFSVEAVEPVLKKARDQGIVVISHEASNIQNADYDIEAFDNFAYGQNLMKVLGEAMGGEGKYVATVGSLTSKSQMEWIDGAVAYQEENFPDMTLAMDRLETYDDANQDYTKLKEAFTAQSDITGIVGGPMPTSAGAGRMITESGLEGQVHFAGTGLVSVAGEYLENGAVEYIQFWDPAVAGYAMNMLAVAALEGRQDQIQAGLNLGLEGYEDLTAPDESAPHKLYGAGWVGVTSENMGEYDF
- the rbsK gene encoding ribokinase, translating into MSESQGRIGVVGSNMVDLVTYTDRMPGPGETIEAPEFELGFGGKGANQAVAASRLGSSVMMVTCVGDDMFGQQQIRNFQENGIDTSHVHRVEGKSSGVAPIFVEPSGENSILIIKGANASLSPDLVDQAAPALEGCDAILMQLEVPLAVNYHTIAWAASKGITTILNPAPASTELDVAQLAGLSFFCPNETELATLTGMPTDSDDDIIAAARNLIAQGIEQVVVTLGGRGARLVTAEKVEEIAPVKVAPVDTTGAGDAFIGSFAHYLASGADAPEALRKAAFYAATSITRRGTQKSYLTPEELERFSL
- a CDS encoding DUF4432 family protein, which encodes MIATIPLHPDQFTAAPRELARFGGLDAIAFRYATGVAALRLANARGMVEILPFMGQIIWHGEFDGVRLGMESQFDSPREADSIIGTYGCLGFHSGLLANGVPTARDDHPVHGEFPVCAMDEAWLEVGSDNNGAFIRLCGARSYIAGFGPHYRATPSVTLHETGSMIGWTMRVENRSSFPMPLQYMAHLNPAFVEGAEICQPAPFTPDRTQVRQAVPAHVTPNPDYLALIDRLAQDPSAMRRLGQPEYDPEQVFYIREPAMDADGIAHLMLRRPEGDGIAVAYRPAQFPKLVRWILANGDTRVAAFALPSTCEPEGRAAELEKGNVIELAPGATAEFGLSFGYVDTQEAEALASAIAKIGG
- a CDS encoding ABC transporter permease, with translation MSATDNSSSTRSLTARLSAAAGGATNMQLLLVCFVVLISMSLLNPRFLNPYNFESMAFFLPELGILSIAVMIAMLTGGIDLSIVGIANLSAITAGLFFQRMGGPEAGIGVVLIGVGLALSVGLIGGAINGLLISRLRITPILATLGTGQVFTGIAVVLTGGPAIVGFPAAWNAIGNAKLGPVPVPFVIFIAVCLCVWLLLTRAAFGLQLMLIGTNPRAAVFAGINRARMLMYSYALTGLLSAMAGIILSGRTNAAKSDYGASYLLQAVLIAVLGGTNPAGGRGNVLGVALAVISLVMLSSGFQMMRVSNHLIDFIWGAFLIAVLALNHLLSNRKGD
- the mtgA gene encoding monofunctional biosynthetic peptidoglycan transglycosylase produces the protein MRRPITDDPIFEEQPPKQASRRRFSLSGWLLGWLRWLLLRALLVAFIAVLIFAIFNPPTTWTIVESARTYPIAERKWTTAEQIAPVMLRSVVAAEDANFCRHWGFDMNEIRRVVASGQRGGASTLTQQAVKNVYLWQGRSWTRKVIEAVMTPMVEAVWTKRRILEVYLNVAEFGPGIFGIHAAASHHFGTTPDRLTAVQAARLAAVLPAPKQRGTAAPSRRSRAIADGAATIAKDGRDRCFLY
- a CDS encoding SDR family oxidoreductase produces the protein MDLGIKGKRALVCAASKGLGKGCAEALAAEGVDLVINARGEQALRDTASEIAARHGVQVEAVAADITSDAGRAKVLKVAGEIDILVTNAGGPPAGHWQDWSRDDFIKAIDANMLSAIALIQVAVPGMIERGWGRVVNITSQSVRSPIPVLGLSNTARAGLTGFVAGMSRDVARHGVNVNNLLPGIHATDRADGLDGGVAKAEGITIEEARARRQASIPTRAYGEASDFGAACAFLCSDQAKFIVGQNLLLDGGALNVTM
- a CDS encoding sugar ABC transporter ATP-binding protein, which codes for MMNADRHTPLIEMRGISKHFGGVTALDEVSLSIMPGEIHCLAGENGSGKSTIIKIISGVYQPDGGEILIDGKAAGVLDPVRSTAAGIQVIYQDFSLFPTLSLRENLTLNSFLHEGARIVDRKRAQQMSQAVLRRLDVDLPLDAAVETLPTSGRQLVAIARAVLADARLIIMDEPTTALTGREVERLFRITRELQSQGIAILFVSHKMREMLDLSERLTVLRNGQKVAEGPIADFDEVAITHAMTGRALESGRYDAPAATGTPRLEFQDVSVRDHLRSVSLRLHPGEVVGVSGLIGSGRTELALAAFGMLPPESGEIRIDGQPVALNSVQDAVNAGIAYVPEDRLSEGLFLSRSIRDNAIVSSLRRFAPGLWLNRKAAQEATREMFDRMTIAAPSPDAAVGTLSGGNQQRVMIGRWLMTGAKVLILNGPTVGVDVGSKATIHEIIHQLARDEGIAVLMISDDVPELVANCNRVVTMAGGRITGELGGAELTEDALNETLRLNVEEPA
- a CDS encoding ABC transporter permease; protein product: MSQRNPAWWKSTEAMVAGILLIAMVLIGLVNPAFWSLDNLFSLARSNVVIGIMALGVLLIMISGGIDVSFPAFAVAAMYLVVRAMVDYELEGIVWPFLAATLIGAALGLVNAGLVHKLNMIPLIVTLGTAAMARGLLNGVVGTSNVNINKFPDSLIEVGKADLVTLTNAKGGTFGLTATVLVYLGLALMVHLVLSRTMIGRSVYAYGASPEAAKRVGFRTGRTLIFAYVTAGALAGFAGLLHSSMIWMANPRDFVGWELDVIAAVVLGGASIFGGRGSVLGTMLGVFILVMIKNSLILMGIDTTWQRVVVGLMLIAAVALTALRDRKAIV